Proteins from a single region of Lasioglossum baleicum chromosome 1, iyLasBale1, whole genome shotgun sequence:
- the Gart gene encoding trifunctional purine biosynthetic protein adenosine-3 Gart has translation MVHTVLVIGGGGREHAIVSKLSLSPQVNKIYVSPGNVGMTSIDKVSLVKLNVKSNEEVAKWSKDNKVTLVVVGPEEYLVNGLADELNNVGIHCFGPRKAASKIEADKHWAKEFMDRHEIPTARWKGFTNAEEAKKFVLNATFPALVVKAAGLAAGKGVIVAKDRQEACNAIDEILTEKKFGSAGESLVVEELLEGEEVSVLAFTDGKTIVPMAPAQDHKRIFNDDMGPMTGGMGAYCPCPLLQKEDYELVKTMVLQKTIIGLREEKIPFVGVLYAGLMLTKNGPKVLEFNCRLGDPETQVVLPLLKSDLFTIMKACCEGSLIESQISWQEDVFAVGVVLASRGYPASSSKGQVITGVNDVLLKPDHFVFHSGTSISPEGKLQTNGGRVLSTVSLAPSLALAAAKATHAAQNISFDGKQFRTDIAHKGIARSILHHGKLTYKSSGVDIAAGDSLVSAIKPATCSTQRVGTIGSIGGFGGLFDVKATGYKDPILVSGTDGVGTKLKIAFECNKHDTVGIDLVAMCVNDVLAHGAEPLFFLDYFACGKLDVNVASDVINGVSEGCKRAGCSLIGGETAEMPDMYPHGEYDLAGFAVGAVERDRLLPRSDNIKEGDIVIGLPSNGIHSNGFSLVRKILKLADKKYSDTAPFSENARTIGEELLEPTKIYVKGVVSAMQTNLVKAFAHITGGGLTENIPRILPKNMEVSLDANQWKIQSVFSWLAAFGEISKEEMLRTFNCGIGAVLICSQTEKDKVLHKLQSENPMIIGHVNKYKDNQVRVNVKNFEASLELGMKQYVPNIVAKLSKPLKRVGVLISGSGTNLQSLINATQDATQHIGAEIVLVISNKPNVEGLKRAERAGIKTKVLKHTDYPNREAFDSAMNTELEAAEVEIVCLAGFMRILSDSFVNKWRGALINVHPSLLPSFKGANAHKDALAAGVRVSGCTVHFVEVDIDSGAIIEQATVPVLPNDTVETLQERVKTAEHRIFPLALKYLANSTIKLKEDNTIAWYC, from the exons ATGGTACACACTGTTTTGGTTATTGGCGGTGGTGGTAGAGAACATGCCATTGTTTCGAAATTATCATTATCTCCACAA gtaaataaaatttatgtttCTCCCGGAAATGTTGGAATGACATCGATCGATAAGGTTTCCTTAGTGAAATTAAATGTGAAGAGCAACGAG GAAGTAGCCAAATGGAGTAAAGACAATAAAGTGACTTTAGTAGTGGTTGGTCCAGAAGAATATTTGGTAAATGGATTAGCCGACGAATTGAACAATGTAGGAATCCATTGTTTCGGTCCTCGAAAGGCGGCATCTAAAATTGAAGCTGATAAGCATTGGGCGAAAGAGTTTATGGATAGACATGAAATTCCTACGGCAAGATGGAAAGGATTTACCAATGCCGAAGAAGCAAAGAAGTTTGTTCTAAA CGCAACATTTCCAGCTCTTGTAGTAAAGGCTGCGGGTTTGGCAGCTGGTAAAGGAGTGATAGTAGCGAAAGATAGACAAGAAGCATGCAACGCGATAGATGAGATTTTAACGGAGAAAAAGTTTGGATCTGCCGGGGAATCGTTAGTTGTGGAAGAACTACTAGAGGGAGAAGAGGTCTCTGTACTTGCGTTTACAGATG GAAAAACTATTGTACCAATGGCACCGGCGCAAGATCATAAACGAATATTTAACGATGACATGGGACCGATGACTGGTGGTATGGGTGCCTATTGCCCGTGTCCGTTATTGCAAAAAGAAGACTACGAACTAGTAAAAACAATGGTTCTTCAGAAAACAATAATTGGTCTTAGAGAAGAGAAAATTCCATTTGTTG gtgtattgtatgCTGGATTAATGCTGACGAAGAATGGACCGAAAGTTCTAGAATTTAACTGCAGACTCGGGGATCCAGAAACGCAAGTGGTGTTACCACTACTAAAATCAGATCTATTTACAATTATGAAG GCTTGTTGCGAGGGTTCGTTGATCGAATCTCAAATTTCATGGCAAGAAGATGTATTCGCTGTTGGTGTTGTTTTGGCCTCTCGCGGGTATCCTGCGTCATCGTCGAAAGGCCAAGTTATAACCGGTGTCAACGATGTTTTACTAAAACCAGATCATTTTGTTTTCCATAGTGGAACGAGTATTTCCCCTGAGGGAAAACTACAGACTAATG GCGGAAGAGTTCTCAGTACAGTAAGTTTAGCACCGTCATTAGCTTTAGCTGCTGCTAAAGCTACTCATGCTGCTCAAAATATATCCTTTGACGGAAAACAGTTTAGAACTGACATAGCACACAAGGGAATCGCGAG ATCTATATTACATCACGGAAAACTTACATATAAAAGCAGTGGTGTAGACATAGCAGCGGGAGATTCATTAGTTTCGGCTATTAAACCAGCTACATGCTCAACGCAACGCGTGGGAACAATAGGTTCGATAGGTGGGTTTGGTGGATTATTTGATGTAAAGGCAACCGGTTACAAAGATCCAATTCTAGTGTCTGGTACTGATGGCGTTGGAACTAAATTAAAG ATAGCATTTGAATGCAATAAACACGACACAGTTGGTATAGATTTAGTAGCTATGTGCGTAAACGATGTTCTTGCGCATGGTGCTGAGCCATTATTTTTCTTGGATTATTTTGCCTGTGGAAAATTGGATGTTAACGTAGCTAGCGATGTTATCAATGGCGTAAGCGAAGGATGTAAGAGAGCAGGATGTTCATTG atTGGCGGTGAAACAGCAGAAATGCCTGATATGTATCCTCACGGAGAATACGACTTGGCTGGATTTGCTGTGGGTGCAGTCGAAAGGGACAGGTTACTTCCACGTTCAGATAATATAAAAGAAGGTGATATTGTAATCGGTCTTCCGTCGAATGGGATACACAGCAACGGATTCAGTCTCGTCCGAAAAATTTTGAAGCTGGCAGATAAAAAATATTCAGATACTGCACCGTTTTCGGAGAATGCGCGCACGATTG gcGAGGAATTGTTGGAGCCAACTAAAATTTACGTGAAGGGAGTTGTTTCTGCCATGCAAACTAATTTGGTAAAGGCATTTGCCCATATTACTGGGGGAGGCCTCACAGAAAATATACCCAGAATCTTACCAAAGAATATGGAAGTATCATTAGATGCTAATCAATGGAAAATCCAATCAGTCTTTAGTTGGTTAGCAGCTTTCG GTGAGATCAGTAAAGAAGAGATGCTAAGAACATTTAACTGCGGTATCGGTGCAGTGTTAATATGTTCGCAAACAGAAAAGGACAAAGTTTTACATAAATTACAATCAGAAAATCCAATGATCATCGGGCATGTAAATAAGTATAAGG ACAATCAAGTTAGAGTTAACGTTAAAAACTTCGAGGCATCGTTGGAATTAGGCATGAAGCAATACGTACCAAATATCGTTGCAAAATTAAGCAAACCTTTAAAAAGAGTAGGAGTTCTGATATCTGGAAGCGGTACCAATTTGCAGTCTTTAATCAATGCAACTCAAGATGCAACGCAACATATTGGTGCAGAAATAGTTTTAGTAATTTCTAATAAACCAAATGTTGAAGGACTTAAACGAGCTGAAAGAGCTGGCATCAAAACTAAG GTTTTGAAGCACACCGATTATCCTAATCGGGAAGCTTTTGATTCAGCAATGAACACGGAACTAGAAGCTGCTGAAGTTGAAATAGTTTGTCTTGCTGGATTCATGCGTATTTTATCAGACAGTTTTGTAAATAAATGGCGAGGAGCGTTGATAAATGTGCATCCATCATTGTTACCATCTTTTAAAGGCGCGAATGCACACAAGGACGCATTAGCAGCTGGCGTACGTGTCTCCGGATGTACAGTACATTTTGTCGAG GTCGATATAGATTCTGGAGCAATCATTGAGCAAGCAACAGTACCTGTTTTACCAAACGACACTGTAGAAACACTTCAAGAACGTGTAAAAACAGCCGAGCATCGTATATTTCCCTTAGCATTGAAATACTTAGCTAAcagtacaataaaattaaaagaagataATACTATTGCATGGtattgttaa
- the LOC143210404 gene encoding dnaJ homolog subfamily C member 28: MLKFHQLYGKSEYLHLPPITIFDTMITRRFKHNSMKQWYRVLEVPENCEDEALKLAFVQLAKRYHPDSGSSEASASKFTEIENAYRQICKARMERKEEHAHLPEVQEFDIKHTAPQHRHYLTYNVGTGTYSKREKLYTAHRAQKAVDNVIEHRLQKLQAEERNTLVGKDKERAKDIKTRFGMDRLVEDLIQDAMKKGEFSDLPGTGKPLKENTSLRNPYVDFVTYKLNEVLIENGFTPEWIQLSKEIREETENLRQKLIEKRNEVGPAPLSDVDEVTWNAITENFQSTAKHVNNKIDKYNLLVPILQKQMVHIKFEDLANEVLSMTPKTRVKKRSSSINEYNEGILDSLASFLTKSFNKK; encoded by the exons atgtTGAAGTTCCATCAGTTGTATGGAAAATCCGAATATTTACATTTACCACCGATTACGATTTTCGATACGATGATTACACGAAGATTCAAACATAATAGTATGAAG CAATGGTATCGGGTATTGGAAGTTCCTGAAAATTGTGAAGATGAAGCTCTGAAATTGGCGTTTGTTCAATTAGCAAAAAGATATCATCCAGATAGCGGTTCATCGGAAGCTAGTGCATCCAAATTTACCGAA attgaaaatgctTATAGACAAATATGTAAGGCAAGAATGGAACGGAAAGAAGAACATGCACATTTACCCGAAGTTCAAGAATTTGATATTAAA CATACAGCTCCGCAACATCGTCATTATTTAACTTATAATGTGGGAACTGGAACGTATAGCAAACGAGAAAAGTTGTATACAGCGCACAGGGCTCAAAAAGCAGTCGATAATGTAATAGAGCATAGACTTCAGAAATTGCAGGCTGAAGAACGCAATACGTTAGTTGGGAAAGATAAGGAGCGTGCGAAAGATATCAAAACTCGTTTTGGAATGGACCGTTTAGTAGAAGATTTGATACAAGATGCGATGAAGAAAGGTGAATTCAGTGATCTACCAGGCACGGGTAAACCTTTAAAAGAAAATACAAGTCTACGAAATCCATATGTTGATTTTGTAACATACAAATTGAACGAG GTATTAATAGAaaatggatttactcctgaatgGATACAATTGTCCAAAGAAATTCGAGAGGAAACTGAAAACTTGCggcaaaaattaatagaaaaacgGAACGAAGTAGGTCCTGCACCGTTGAGCGATGTAGACGAAGTTACTTGGAATGcaattacagaaaattttcagTCAACGGCGAAACATGTAAATAATAAAATCGATAAATACAATTTACTAGTACCTATACTCCAGAAACAAATGGTTCATATTAAGTTCGAAGATTTAGCAAATGAAGTACTTTCTATGACACCAAAGACAAGAGTTAAGAAACGTTCGAGTTCCATCAACGAATACAATGAAGGTATACTTGATAGTTTAGCTTCGTTTTTAACAAaatcatttaataaaaaatga
- the LOC143210390 gene encoding pre-mRNA-splicing factor 38B isoform X1: MQMQETEGADGSPWNNSSGCDEERRPTQKEGKKSNILPLWGNERTMNLNPLILTNIQSSHYFKVNLYELKTYHEVIDEIYYKVSHLEPWEKGSRKTAGQTGMCGGVRGVGAGGIVSTAYCLLYKLFTLRLTRKQLNGLINHPDSPYIRALGFMYIRYTQPPADLFSWYSDYLEDEEELDVKAGGGQVMKMGDILKQFLTKLEWFSTLFPRIPVPIQKELEHRLAERFPQQSMNARNAKPPITLNSHGKYSNSSNRKDNGNLTSRNQPRHIPDSEAQWGEAERTSHWRARSDEDRKDKYRERERERERTRERERERARERDRERDRHFRRSSSRDRSRRQREYRSRSRDRSHRDRSRDRYRDKDRHRDRRGSPYDYAAELAREKERQRRE, encoded by the exons ATGCAAATGCAAGAAACAGAAGGAGCGGATG GATCACCCTGGAACAATTCCAGTGGTTGTGACGAGGAACGTCGACCGACGCAAAAGGAGGGTAAAAAATCCAATATACTACCGCTATGGGGTAATGAAAGAACTATGAACTTAAATCCACTAATTCTGACAAACATACAGTCCTCGCATTATTTCAAAGTAAATCTGTATGAATTGAAGACATACCATGAGGTTATTGATGAAATTTATTACAAAGTGTCCCATCTGGAACCATGGGAGAAAGGAAGCAGAAAAACAGCGGGTCAAACGGGCATGTGTGGAGGC GTTCGCGGTGTTGGTGCCGGTGGAATTGTTTCGACGGCTTATTGTCTGCTATATAAACTATTCACCTTGAGGTTAACAAGGAAACAATTAAATGGTCTTATCAATCATCCTGATTCACCGTATATAAGAGCACTAGGATTTATGTACATCAG ATATACACAACCACCAGCTGACTTATTTAGTTGGTATAGCGATTACCTAGAGGACGAAGAAGAGTTGGATGTAAAAGCTGGAGGTGGTCAAGTAATGAAAATGGGTGATATTCTGAAACAATTTCTTACCAAGTTAGAATGGTTTTCAACGCTATTTCCAAGGATACCAGTGCCTATACAAAAAGAACTTGAGCATCGATTAGCAGAAAGGTTTCCGCAACAATCTATGAATGCTAGGAACGCAAAGCCACCTATCACATTAAATAGTCACGGAAAATATAGTAATAGTAGTAATAGGAAAGATAATGGTAACCTTACGTCACGAAATCAACCTCGACATATCCCTGACAGCGAAGCTCAATGGGGTGAGGCAGAGAGAACAAGCCACTGGCGAGCCAG GTCGGACGAGGATCGTAAGGATAAATACAGGGAACGTGAACGTGAACGGGAACGTactagagaaagagaaagagaacgagcCCGAGAAAGGGACAGGGAGAGGGATAGGCATTTCAGACGATCGTCTAGTCGCGACAGAAGTCGAAGACAGAGAGAATATAGGAGTCGCAGTAGGGACAGGTCTCACAGAGACCGGAGTAGAGACCGGTACCGCGATAAAGATCGTCATCGAGATAG GAGAGGCTCGCCGTACGATTATGCTGCAGAGCTTGCACGGGAAAAAGAGAGACAACGAAGAGAATGA
- the LOC143210390 gene encoding pre-mRNA-splicing factor 38B isoform X3 — MQMQETEGADGSPWNNSSGCDEERRPTQKEGKKSNILPLWGNERTMNLNPLILTNIQSSHYFKVNLYELKTYHEVIDEIYYKVSHLEPWEKGSRKTAGQTGMCGGVRGVGAGGIVSTAYCLLYKLFTLRLTRKQLNGLINHPDSPYIRALGFMYIRYTQPPADLFSWYSDYLEDEEELDVKAGGGQVMKMGDILKQFLTKLEWFSTLFPRIPVPIQKELEHRLAERFPQQSMNARNAKPPITLNSHGKYSNSSNRKDNGNLTSRNQPRHIPDSEAQWGEAERTSHWRARCVYVVGRGS; from the exons ATGCAAATGCAAGAAACAGAAGGAGCGGATG GATCACCCTGGAACAATTCCAGTGGTTGTGACGAGGAACGTCGACCGACGCAAAAGGAGGGTAAAAAATCCAATATACTACCGCTATGGGGTAATGAAAGAACTATGAACTTAAATCCACTAATTCTGACAAACATACAGTCCTCGCATTATTTCAAAGTAAATCTGTATGAATTGAAGACATACCATGAGGTTATTGATGAAATTTATTACAAAGTGTCCCATCTGGAACCATGGGAGAAAGGAAGCAGAAAAACAGCGGGTCAAACGGGCATGTGTGGAGGC GTTCGCGGTGTTGGTGCCGGTGGAATTGTTTCGACGGCTTATTGTCTGCTATATAAACTATTCACCTTGAGGTTAACAAGGAAACAATTAAATGGTCTTATCAATCATCCTGATTCACCGTATATAAGAGCACTAGGATTTATGTACATCAG ATATACACAACCACCAGCTGACTTATTTAGTTGGTATAGCGATTACCTAGAGGACGAAGAAGAGTTGGATGTAAAAGCTGGAGGTGGTCAAGTAATGAAAATGGGTGATATTCTGAAACAATTTCTTACCAAGTTAGAATGGTTTTCAACGCTATTTCCAAGGATACCAGTGCCTATACAAAAAGAACTTGAGCATCGATTAGCAGAAAGGTTTCCGCAACAATCTATGAATGCTAGGAACGCAAAGCCACCTATCACATTAAATAGTCACGGAAAATATAGTAATAGTAGTAATAGGAAAGATAATGGTAACCTTACGTCACGAAATCAACCTCGACATATCCCTGACAGCGAAGCTCAATGGGGTGAGGCAGAGAGAACAAGCCACTGGCGAGCCAGGTGCGTCTACGTG GTCGGACGAGGATCGTAA
- the LOC143210390 gene encoding pre-mRNA-splicing factor 38B isoform X4 yields MQMQETEGADGSPWNNSSGCDEERRPTQKEGKKSNILPLWGNERTMNLNPLILTNIQSSHYFKVNLYELKTYHEVIDEIYYKVSHLEPWEKGSRKTAGQTGMCGGVRGVGAGGIVSTAYCLLYKLFTLRLTRKQLNGLINHPDSPYIRALGFMYIRYTQPPADLFSWYSDYLEDEEELDVKAGGGQVMKMGDILKQFLTKLEWFSTLFPRIPVPIQKELEHRLAERFPQQSMNARNAKPPITLNSHGKYSNSSNRKDNGNLTSRNQPRHIPDSEAQWGEAERTSHWRARCVYVETR; encoded by the exons ATGCAAATGCAAGAAACAGAAGGAGCGGATG GATCACCCTGGAACAATTCCAGTGGTTGTGACGAGGAACGTCGACCGACGCAAAAGGAGGGTAAAAAATCCAATATACTACCGCTATGGGGTAATGAAAGAACTATGAACTTAAATCCACTAATTCTGACAAACATACAGTCCTCGCATTATTTCAAAGTAAATCTGTATGAATTGAAGACATACCATGAGGTTATTGATGAAATTTATTACAAAGTGTCCCATCTGGAACCATGGGAGAAAGGAAGCAGAAAAACAGCGGGTCAAACGGGCATGTGTGGAGGC GTTCGCGGTGTTGGTGCCGGTGGAATTGTTTCGACGGCTTATTGTCTGCTATATAAACTATTCACCTTGAGGTTAACAAGGAAACAATTAAATGGTCTTATCAATCATCCTGATTCACCGTATATAAGAGCACTAGGATTTATGTACATCAG ATATACACAACCACCAGCTGACTTATTTAGTTGGTATAGCGATTACCTAGAGGACGAAGAAGAGTTGGATGTAAAAGCTGGAGGTGGTCAAGTAATGAAAATGGGTGATATTCTGAAACAATTTCTTACCAAGTTAGAATGGTTTTCAACGCTATTTCCAAGGATACCAGTGCCTATACAAAAAGAACTTGAGCATCGATTAGCAGAAAGGTTTCCGCAACAATCTATGAATGCTAGGAACGCAAAGCCACCTATCACATTAAATAGTCACGGAAAATATAGTAATAGTAGTAATAGGAAAGATAATGGTAACCTTACGTCACGAAATCAACCTCGACATATCCCTGACAGCGAAGCTCAATGGGGTGAGGCAGAGAGAACAAGCCACTGGCGAGCCAGGTGCGTCTACGTG gaAACGCGGTGA
- the LOC143210390 gene encoding pre-mRNA-splicing factor 38B isoform X2, which yields MQMQETEGADGSPWNNSSGCDEERRPTQKEGKKSNILPLWGNERTMNLNPLILTNIQSSHYFKVNLYELKTYHEVIDEIYYKVSHLEPWEKGSRKTAGQTGMCGGVRGVGAGGIVSTAYCLLYKLFTLRLTRKQLNGLINHPDSPYIRALGFMYIRYTQPPADLFSWYSDYLEDEEELDVKAGGGQVMKMGDILKQFLTKLEWFSTLFPRIPVPIQKELEHRLAERFPQQSMNARNAKPPITLNSHGKYSNSSNRKDNGNLTSRNQPRHIPDSEAQWGEAERTSHWRARSDEDRKDKYRERERERERTRERERERARERDRERDRHFRRSSSRDRSRRQREYRSRSRDRSHRDRSRDRYRDKDRHRDRTF from the exons ATGCAAATGCAAGAAACAGAAGGAGCGGATG GATCACCCTGGAACAATTCCAGTGGTTGTGACGAGGAACGTCGACCGACGCAAAAGGAGGGTAAAAAATCCAATATACTACCGCTATGGGGTAATGAAAGAACTATGAACTTAAATCCACTAATTCTGACAAACATACAGTCCTCGCATTATTTCAAAGTAAATCTGTATGAATTGAAGACATACCATGAGGTTATTGATGAAATTTATTACAAAGTGTCCCATCTGGAACCATGGGAGAAAGGAAGCAGAAAAACAGCGGGTCAAACGGGCATGTGTGGAGGC GTTCGCGGTGTTGGTGCCGGTGGAATTGTTTCGACGGCTTATTGTCTGCTATATAAACTATTCACCTTGAGGTTAACAAGGAAACAATTAAATGGTCTTATCAATCATCCTGATTCACCGTATATAAGAGCACTAGGATTTATGTACATCAG ATATACACAACCACCAGCTGACTTATTTAGTTGGTATAGCGATTACCTAGAGGACGAAGAAGAGTTGGATGTAAAAGCTGGAGGTGGTCAAGTAATGAAAATGGGTGATATTCTGAAACAATTTCTTACCAAGTTAGAATGGTTTTCAACGCTATTTCCAAGGATACCAGTGCCTATACAAAAAGAACTTGAGCATCGATTAGCAGAAAGGTTTCCGCAACAATCTATGAATGCTAGGAACGCAAAGCCACCTATCACATTAAATAGTCACGGAAAATATAGTAATAGTAGTAATAGGAAAGATAATGGTAACCTTACGTCACGAAATCAACCTCGACATATCCCTGACAGCGAAGCTCAATGGGGTGAGGCAGAGAGAACAAGCCACTGGCGAGCCAG GTCGGACGAGGATCGTAAGGATAAATACAGGGAACGTGAACGTGAACGGGAACGTactagagaaagagaaagagaacgagcCCGAGAAAGGGACAGGGAGAGGGATAGGCATTTCAGACGATCGTCTAGTCGCGACAGAAGTCGAAGACAGAGAGAATATAGGAGTCGCAGTAGGGACAGGTCTCACAGAGACCGGAGTAGAGACCGGTACCGCGATAAAGATCGTCATCGAGATAG AACTTTTTAA
- the LOC143210381 gene encoding glycosaminoglycan xylosylkinase, translated as MIGRRCALVALGGLLILVLSVNVYFIRMIVESSSQKTSSKGMPVSQMKSEQEQLISNVEQNLEAPQKSVARDMARKIKGEIQMLPSKYFKQNTSYAIVLERLLAELKITPNVRENIWNIPNNNWPDAHQLIPPVAPELGTILDTLRKSKVMRADNAPLGTQLKLMLTLEHGVKAMFKPQWYSRDTVIQGSVYYGKDRHNAEVVAFHLSSLLALRRVPITVARKLNLRNEIRPRATPELYTTMYQDGNDTCLYGVCHYCSPADPVCGTGDVLEGALISWLPRYLRLVKHRHPWQRTYKKNKFAMWETDGDYCEKVKLSKAYSPQSSSRLLDLVDTAIFDFLMDNGDRHHYELAQNNFHNPAVLLIDNGKSLGNPDVDHFDILAPLYQCCMIHKTTWDRLKLFSGGSLSVALRRLVAHESAMADVEHLITDAHLSAMDRRLLTVYAVVEYCLKSKAYASNVILDHR; from the exons ATGATTGGCCGACGCTGCGCTCTTGTTGCTTTGGGCGGCCTTTTGATTCTCGTTCTGAGCGTCAACGTATACTTCATTCGAATGATTGTGGAGAGCTCGTCACAGAAGACTTCTTCCAAAGGCATGCCTGTCTCTCAAATGAAATCCGAACAGGAACAGCTGATCTCAAATGTAGAACAGAATTTGGAAGCTCCGCAAAAGTCGGTTGCGAGAGACATGGCGAGAAAGATTAAGGGGGAGATTCAAATGCTACCCTCGAAATATTTTAAGCAAAACACTAGCTACGCGATAGTCCTAGAACGACTATTAGCCGAATTAAAAATAACGCCTAATGTTCGTGAAAATATATGGAATATTCCTAATAATAAT TGGCCGGATGCTCACCAGTTAATCCCACCGGTTGCACCCGAACTAGGAACAATTTTGGATACTTTGCGTAAATCGAAAGTTATGAGAGCAGATAATGCGCCGCTCGGGACGCAACTGAAATTGATGTTAACTCTGGAACACGGAGTGAAGGCGATGTTCAAGCCCCAATGGTATTCCAGGGATACGGTTATTCAAGGGTCTGTGTATTACGGAAAAGATCGACACAATGCTGAAGTCGTCGCATTCCATTTATCTTCCTTACTGGCCTTGAGAAGGGTACCCATTACTGTTGCAAGAAAAC TAAACCTCAGAAATGAAATTCGACCACGCGCGACTCCCGAACTCTACACAACCATGTATCAAGATGGCAATGATACTTGTCTTTATGGAGTTTGCCATTATTGTTCTCCTGCCGACCCAGTGTGTGGAACAGGAGATGTTTTAGAGGGTGCTTTGATTTCGTGGTTGCCGAGGTATTTAAGGCTTGTGAAGCACCGTCATCCCTGGCAAAGGACGTACAAAAAGAATAAATTCGCTATGTGGGAAACGGATGGCGATTATTGCGAAAAA GTGAAACTGTCTAAAGCATATTCCCCGCAATCATCTAGTAGACTCTTGGATTTAGTAGATACCGCGATCTTTGATTTTTTAATGGACAATGGCGATCGTCATCACTACGAATTAGCGCAAAATAATTTCCACAATCCGGCCGTTTTATTGATCGATAACGGGAAGAGCCTTGGGAATCCTGATGTTGATCACTTTGATATTTTAGCGCCGTTGTATCAGTGTTGCAT GATTCATAAAACTACTTGGGACCGTTTAAAGTTGTTCAGTGGTGGTTCTTTGAGCGTGGCCCTTAGGAGACTCGTCGCACACGAGTCGGCGATGGCTGATGTTGAACATCTTATTACAGATGCCCATTTAAGTGCCATGGATAGAAGATTACTTACTGTATACgcagttgttgaatattgtttgAAAAGTAAAGCATATGCTTCTAATGTAATATTAGACCATCGGTAG